The nucleotide window GAGCACGGCGAAGCGCGCACCATGGGCCAACGGATCCGGCAGGCCAGCATCCAGTTCCGGGCCGACTCTATCCGCCTGGCAGGCAAGCTGTCCACCGCCGATTCGGCCCAGGTGAAGCGGGTGCTGCGCAACAGTCAGCACGTGTCGGTGCTCAACGGTATTGTGAATACGGATGTGAACAGCGACACCCTGGACTACCGCCGGTGGAACGGCGTGCTCTACACCCCGCAGGAGTGGCGGGAGCTACCGGAGTATTCGTCGGCCCAGCTGGACGCCCTGCTCCGCCGCCACGGCCAGGAACCTTCGGCCTGGGCACGTTTTGCGGCGCGGCAGGGCCGGCAGATTATGCAGTCGTCGGAGCAGGATATTTCCCATCAGTTTGTACGCGGCATTTCCCTGATGATGTTCGTGCTCATGCCCGTGTTTGCCCTCCTGCTGAAGCTGCTGTACGTACGGCGGAAGCAGTACTACCTGGCTCACCTGATGTTTGCCATTCACGTGCACTGCTTTGCCTTCCTGCTCTTTTCACTGACCATGGCGCTCAGCTTGTTTGCGCACTTGCCTTCCGAGATTGTGCTGGTGGTGCTGCCCCTGCTAGCCCTGTACCTGGCCCTGGCCCTGCACCGAACCTACCAGCAGAACTGGCTGAAAACGGCGGTCAAATTCGTTTTCCTGCTCGGCCTCTACACCCTTATTATTGGCGCCGGGCTGGTGGGCGCGCTGGGGTTGAGCATGGTGCTGGTGTAGCGCGGCTGACGGGGCTGTAACAGCCCCCGGTTACCAGCAACGCTGCCGCTGAACATGCGAACCGGGCCACCTCTCTCGCGGGAAGTGGCCCGGTTCGCATCTGCCAATTCTATCCGGCTTGTTATTTCATTGCTTCACTCCAGCCTTTCCTGACTGCATGCTACCCGATACCCTCCGCCTGCTTTTCCGTCGCGACCTGAACCGGGTACTACAGGAACTCACCCAGTACCGGGACGAAGAAACCATCTGGCACGTCGAAAAGGGTATTGCCAACTCGGCCGGAAACCTCAGCCTGCACCTCGTCGGCAACCTACGAACCTATATCGGGGCCGAATTGGGCGGCGTGGCGTACACCCGGCACCGGGGCTGGAATTCTCCCTTAAGAACGTACCTCGTCAGGAGCTGCTGGAGAAGGTGGCCGAAACGCGCGACATCGTGGATGCATCGTTGCGCACGCTAAGCCCTGAGGTGCTAACCCAGGAGTATCCCCTGCTGGTGTTCGAGCAGAAGACCTCCACCGAATACCTGCTGGTTCATCTGACCACGCACCTTGCCTATCATCTGGGCCAGATCAACTACCACCGCCGCCTGCTCGACCTCACCGCGCCGTAGCCCGGCCGTCTCCGCCAACACCCCGCGCAGGGGGGCGTTCCGTCGCAAAACTGAGAGCCGCACCCGCTTTGTTGGAGTGGCTGCCACCTGGCTTCATCGAAAAGTCCAGCTCCTACTTCCCGCAATTGCCTAGCTTTACCCCATGCGTACGGCTTTCACTTGGGGTAGAATGCGGCTATTGGCTCTGCTAGTAGGGCTAGCGGCGTGCTCCTCCCCCGACCAGTCAGCCGAAGTATCCACTCAAGACCAGGACGTGCGCGTGCGCTATACGGCCCGACGCGTGGTGCTGCCCCAGGAGCCTCAGCGGGCCCGCCTCCTCGACCGGAACGACTCCGTGCTGGTAGCCACCCGCCTGCAGTTTCTGCTGCAGCTGCCGCGCCGCCCCCCGCTCGATACGCTGAAGCTGGGTTTGCTGCTAGGCTGGGACTCCACCACCGTGCGCCGCCGTATACGGGAGGCCCTGCCCTATACCGGGGCCCGCCCCAGCAATGGGGTGCAGCTCCGCCTCACTGCTGCCGAGGTGGCCCGGGTGCGCCAGGACAGCGCCGCCTGGCCCATGCTCACGCTAAGTCAGCGCCGCCAGCGCGTGTATACCACCCCGGCGGGCGCCCCGGTACTGGGCTATACCTACGCCGAGGCCCAGCCCTTCCTGCGCCAGGCCCGGCGCACCAGTCGCGGCCGCTTCTACCGCCTGCGCAACGGGGGACTGGAAACGTATTACAACGGCCTGCTCAACGGCCACCGCGGCTACCTGCATCCCTTAGTAGATAAGCAGGGCCGCCAGCACGGCAGCTGGGCCAAAGACACCTTGTTCCAGCAGGGCCAGGACCTGCACCTCACCCTCGATGTGAAGCTGCAGGCCTACGCCGAAAAGCTGCTCGGGGGCCGCCGCGGCTACCTCGTGGCCCTCGACCCACGCACGGGCGAAATCCTGGCTTACGTGTCGGCCCCGGTGTACCCGGCCGCCACCATCACCTCCCCCGACCAGGCCGGGGTACGGGCCGAGTTGCTGGAGCACGAGGACATGCCTTTGCTGAACCGCCCCGCCATGCTGGCCAACCCGCCCGGCTCGGTTTTCAAGCTGGTGAATGCCGCCATTGCCCTGCAGCTGGGCGCTATTCGCCCTGGCACCGGCTTCCGCTGCGACCAGTCGTTGGTGAGCTGCGTGCACGACCACCCCAAAGCCAGCAGCCTCACCGCCGGCCTCAAGTACAGCTGCAACCCCTACTTCTACCAGGTGCTGCAGAACGTCATCAACCACGTGCCCGACTCGCTGGTGCAGGATACCGTAGCGGCCCGCCACCTCAACCTGGCCCAGTGGCGCCGCTACGCCCGCTCCTTCGGCCTCGATTCGGTGCTGGGCGTGGATGTGCCCCGCGAGGCGCCCGGCTTTCTGCCCACCCCCGCCTACTACGACAAAGCCCGCCGTACCCGCGCCTGGACCTACCGCTCCATCTACTCGCTTAGCATCGGGCAAGGCGAAATCAACCTCACGGGCCTGCAGATGGCCAACATGGCCGCCATCATTGCCAACCGAGGCTGGTACTACCCGCCCCACCTGGTGCGCGGCATCGGAGCGGGCGGCCCGCTGGCTCGCTTCACCAGAAAGCACCGTACGCTCATCGACAGCACCAACTTCGCTGCCCTCATTCCTGGTATGATAGCCGTGATGCAGCGCGGTGGCACCGCCGATGCCTCCAGTCTCGCCGACGTAGGCATCACGGTAGCGGGCAAAACCGGCACCGTGGAAAACGACGAGGGCGACGACCACGCGGCCTTCGTTGGGTTTGCCCCCGCCGACCACCCCAAAATAGCTGTGGCCGTGTACCTCGAAAATGCCGGCTTCGGGGCCACCGCCGCCGCACCCTGCGCTGTGCTGGTCATGGAAAAGCACCTGCGCGGCTACATCGCACCCAAGCGCAAACGCTGGGAAAAGCGCATTATGAACCGGGCGCGGCAGGATTAGTCTATAGTGCAAAAGGTCTAGCTGGCACCCCGGCACGAAGCTACCGGCGCAGAGACGCATCCTATACAGTTCGCCCTGCATTCATCTTTGGGTGTTACTGGTCTTGGCTT belongs to Hymenobacter sp. J193 and includes:
- a CDS encoding DUF3667 domain-containing protein; translation: MAHSAHKLPSCANCGHDFKAAENYCPDCGQQNHPLDLSFGHVAEEVLEGLFHFDGKVFRTLRQLLFKPGALTRHFWEGKRVAYVPPVRLYVFISFVFFLLLSVAMHAPEHGEARTMGQRIRQASIQFRADSIRLAGKLSTADSAQVKRVLRNSQHVSVLNGIVNTDVNSDTLDYRRWNGVLYTPQEWRELPEYSSAQLDALLRRHGQEPSAWARFAARQGRQIMQSSEQDISHQFVRGISLMMFVLMPVFALLLKLLYVRRKQYYLAHLMFAIHVHCFAFLLFSLTMALSLFAHLPSEIVLVVLPLLALYLALALHRTYQQNWLKTAVKFVFLLGLYTLIIGAGLVGALGLSMVLV
- a CDS encoding DinB family protein — its product is MEFSLKNVPRQELLEKVAETRDIVDASLRTLSPEVLTQEYPLLVFEQKTSTEYLLVHLTTHLAYHLGQINYHRRLLDLTAP
- a CDS encoding penicillin-binding protein 2 — its product is MRLLALLVGLAACSSPDQSAEVSTQDQDVRVRYTARRVVLPQEPQRARLLDRNDSVLVATRLQFLLQLPRRPPLDTLKLGLLLGWDSTTVRRRIREALPYTGARPSNGVQLRLTAAEVARVRQDSAAWPMLTLSQRRQRVYTTPAGAPVLGYTYAEAQPFLRQARRTSRGRFYRLRNGGLETYYNGLLNGHRGYLHPLVDKQGRQHGSWAKDTLFQQGQDLHLTLDVKLQAYAEKLLGGRRGYLVALDPRTGEILAYVSAPVYPAATITSPDQAGVRAELLEHEDMPLLNRPAMLANPPGSVFKLVNAAIALQLGAIRPGTGFRCDQSLVSCVHDHPKASSLTAGLKYSCNPYFYQVLQNVINHVPDSLVQDTVAARHLNLAQWRRYARSFGLDSVLGVDVPREAPGFLPTPAYYDKARRTRAWTYRSIYSLSIGQGEINLTGLQMANMAAIIANRGWYYPPHLVRGIGAGGPLARFTRKHRTLIDSTNFAALIPGMIAVMQRGGTADASSLADVGITVAGKTGTVENDEGDDHAAFVGFAPADHPKIAVAVYLENAGFGATAAAPCAVLVMEKHLRGYIAPKRKRWEKRIMNRARQD